The following coding sequences are from one Paenibacillus sp. FSL R5-0912 window:
- a CDS encoding KAP family P-loop NTPase fold protein — translation MKSKYIKIKWFGAHLLFPMGFAAFTYLVLLVLRISAAHLFAREYTGYIKEFIVLTFVIVGVLSLFRYSQTLCNSQRDKKNLLQNRAFLLLNSIAIAVVVDHTFNDKHSNFTGPLFSDLYDITNLLCMLSLVLAFIELVNYALFKIWTYYLKLIEAKSKKGEVKGENQKNCNDVGSDQKEQKFSTESSLGINGKDVLNREPFAEHVASAIIKHTDQKTAGSLTIGLYGPWGSGKTSIFDMMERKFAEKDVNPVIIRFQPWFFGKDYMNLIPEFLNKLIDAIREHSLTYDPGLIRILKTYRKYLTPISLRPPGLIINFKDFFGHSEFSKEYTEAEELREQIIERLKLADIKLIVFIDDLDRLDNKEIQMIFKLVRMIADFPKITYVIAMDEEIVTNSLAQMYSKEFSADVGKNYLEKFIQIPLYIPSPDPILLANLGWELLEPVLDKEWGTANQQQIKNILIEMETSPRNLQRLSNICKVYMPLMGNDVHKLDLFSLLTIKVSTPGLFDFILKHADFFLGKVKTKEVRDAIFNDLSKYSRHLSFLKKIFPLVGVAGEVNSDWILQKRLGSPEHFWTYFMYSVPSGKLSESDYESLNDTLDRNLPYLDIAKVYNNLSSKSNSYALNKSLKERMAVFPVERKLRLLSFIIIHFHEEYKEPFQNQLHRSLIIELLVDLSSSPEVDAVYKLLMKDIKNWSLVGEVYTHKFGKTLLNGQLKDFFEEDIKYDFLIEHSKEDIEKMFTVWFEAVSIKQKKRVLTSWAKEHGVSSTVRFLIKDSHLQEDYVLLFMYVNILKSIPLKLIKDELKEVKKIDSLKAAIVELKNTDQPQLVILSYMDNCIYDYVLKELNEHDYKAKLKDDFNNAVMSLCMLGNSVRISEIRNKLMEIRKYNRESPRD, via the coding sequence TTGAAATCAAAATATATTAAAATCAAATGGTTTGGGGCACATCTACTGTTCCCCATGGGTTTTGCCGCGTTCACCTACCTTGTATTACTGGTCCTTAGAATCTCTGCAGCCCATTTATTCGCAAGAGAATATACAGGCTATATTAAAGAATTTATTGTATTAACTTTTGTTATTGTAGGAGTACTTAGCCTATTCAGATATAGTCAAACGCTGTGTAATTCTCAGAGAGATAAGAAAAATTTGCTACAAAACCGAGCTTTTCTGCTCTTGAATAGTATTGCTATCGCTGTAGTTGTGGATCACACCTTTAATGATAAGCATTCAAATTTTACTGGCCCTCTGTTCTCAGATTTATATGATATAACAAATTTGCTGTGTATGTTGTCATTGGTTCTAGCATTTATCGAATTGGTAAATTATGCATTATTTAAAATATGGACTTACTATTTGAAATTAATAGAAGCTAAATCAAAGAAAGGTGAAGTGAAGGGAGAAAATCAGAAGAATTGCAATGATGTAGGCTCTGATCAGAAGGAACAAAAATTTAGCACTGAATCATCCTTGGGGATAAATGGAAAAGATGTACTGAACCGTGAGCCTTTTGCCGAGCATGTTGCTAGTGCAATTATAAAACACACAGATCAAAAAACTGCTGGTTCATTGACAATTGGTTTGTATGGTCCGTGGGGATCAGGCAAAACTTCAATTTTTGACATGATGGAACGGAAATTTGCCGAAAAGGATGTAAATCCGGTTATCATTCGATTTCAGCCCTGGTTTTTTGGTAAGGATTATATGAACTTAATTCCCGAATTTTTAAATAAGCTCATAGATGCTATAAGAGAGCATTCCCTTACATACGATCCTGGGTTGATCCGAATTTTGAAAACATATCGAAAATATCTTACGCCAATAAGTCTTCGCCCGCCAGGATTAATCATTAACTTTAAGGATTTCTTTGGTCATTCTGAGTTCAGTAAGGAGTACACTGAGGCAGAAGAACTGAGAGAGCAAATTATTGAGAGGCTGAAACTTGCGGATATCAAGCTTATCGTATTTATTGATGATTTGGACCGTCTAGACAATAAAGAAATTCAAATGATATTCAAACTTGTCCGTATGATTGCCGATTTTCCTAAAATAACATATGTGATTGCAATGGATGAAGAAATTGTAACGAATTCGCTAGCTCAAATGTATTCAAAGGAATTCAGTGCCGATGTTGGAAAGAACTATTTAGAAAAATTTATTCAAATTCCATTATACATACCTTCTCCAGATCCTATTCTTCTGGCAAATCTAGGTTGGGAATTGTTGGAGCCTGTACTGGATAAGGAATGGGGTACTGCTAATCAACAGCAAATAAAGAACATTTTAATTGAAATGGAGACTTCCCCGCGAAATTTGCAGCGGCTAAGTAATATTTGCAAGGTTTATATGCCCCTCATGGGAAACGATGTTCATAAACTAGATCTGTTTAGTTTACTGACGATTAAAGTGTCGACACCTGGTCTTTTTGACTTTATTTTGAAACATGCGGATTTTTTCTTGGGGAAAGTAAAAACAAAAGAGGTTAGAGATGCTATTTTTAATGACTTGAGTAAGTATTCAAGACATCTTTCTTTTTTAAAGAAAATTTTCCCTTTAGTGGGCGTTGCTGGGGAGGTGAACTCAGACTGGATATTACAAAAAAGGTTGGGTTCACCTGAGCACTTTTGGACGTATTTCATGTACTCCGTACCGTCTGGAAAACTATCCGAGTCCGATTACGAATCTTTAAATGATACTCTAGACCGGAATCTTCCTTATTTGGATATTGCCAAAGTGTATAACAATTTGTCCAGCAAAAGTAATAGCTATGCACTTAATAAAAGCCTTAAAGAAAGGATGGCTGTATTTCCTGTAGAAAGGAAATTACGGCTACTTTCATTTATAATTATTCACTTTCATGAGGAATATAAAGAGCCTTTTCAGAATCAACTGCACCGTTCTCTTATCATAGAATTGCTAGTTGATCTTTCTAGCAGTCCCGAAGTGGATGCCGTCTACAAATTACTGATGAAAGATATTAAAAACTGGAGCTTAGTGGGGGAAGTTTATACTCACAAATTCGGTAAAACTCTTTTGAATGGACAGTTAAAAGATTTCTTTGAAGAGGATATCAAATACGATTTTTTGATTGAGCATTCAAAAGAAGATATTGAGAAAATGTTCACCGTATGGTTTGAAGCAGTGTCGATAAAACAGAAGAAAAGAGTATTAACCTCATGGGCGAAGGAACATGGGGTCAGTTCGACAGTCCGTTTTCTAATTAAAGATTCGCATCTTCAAGAAGATTATGTTCTGCTATTTATGTACGTTAATATTCTTAAAAGCATACCTTTGAAGCTCATCAAAGATGAGTTGAAGGAAGTTAAAAAGATTGACAGTTTAAAAGCTGCCATTGTCGAACTTAAAAATACTGATCAACCGCAACTAGTTATATTAAGTTATATGGACAATTGTATCTATGATTATGTGCTGAAAGAGCTCAATGAACATGATTATAAAGCTAAACTAAAAGATGATTTTAATAATGCTGTTATGTCTCTGTGTATGCTAGGTAATTCTGTGAGAATATCTGAAATTCGTAATAAACTCATGGAAATAAGGAAGTACAATAGAGAGAGTCCGAGGGACTAA
- a CDS encoding YukJ family protein, with amino-acid sequence MPLNPYGVLKGKIIRGIPAPPTGDSTPHYHAVVEAAGREYKLAINVQSTEEPSELLYLVGDKFNSEQITHLQSLKDGVTKIGKSNRDEFALDYIRGGLFDPSKMIALRYNEDGPDNDLNEKVDAYLQRAIKDETAKIYVYGEPFPGGIHNIHMNQGNVKKYRADDGIWQDGGIVIHFEQEDKWLGLFLAFQSQSWCTDDQGHMERPVSECNHLTQKSAQVSG; translated from the coding sequence ATGCCGTTGAATCCATACGGAGTGTTAAAAGGAAAGATCATCAGAGGAATACCTGCACCACCCACAGGTGACAGCACCCCGCATTATCATGCAGTAGTCGAGGCTGCCGGCAGAGAATACAAATTGGCCATCAACGTTCAATCCACTGAGGAGCCTTCAGAGCTGCTCTATCTGGTCGGAGATAAATTTAATTCTGAGCAGATTACCCACCTGCAGAGTTTAAAGGACGGGGTTACTAAAATTGGTAAATCCAACCGTGATGAATTTGCCTTGGACTACATCCGTGGCGGACTGTTTGACCCCTCCAAGATGATCGCACTTCGATACAATGAAGACGGTCCGGATAATGACTTGAATGAGAAAGTGGATGCTTATCTGCAACGTGCCATCAAGGATGAAACAGCCAAAATCTATGTATACGGCGAACCTTTCCCGGGCGGTATTCACAATATCCACATGAATCAAGGGAACGTTAAAAAATACAGAGCAGACGACGGCATCTGGCAGGATGGCGGAATTGTGATTCATTTTGAGCAGGAGGACAAATGGCTCGGCCTGTTCCTCGCCTTCCAGTCGCAATCCTGGTGCACAGATGACCAGGGCCATATGGAGCGTCCGGTAAGTGAATGCAATCACCTGACCCAAAAGTCTGCACAAGTGTCGGGATAG
- a CDS encoding AraC family transcriptional regulator, which translates to MNFSAIHPYVYLATRYPFAKGQSSSPRICYMSSVYLISEGHGILLTGGQTLRVSPGMLIHLPPGQLHEWQADSADPMVHQCCYFDWHHVDREGRFDWACPICYKPEQLQQEMLGPLFPYPLPQFMDVGLLRGWTERFQKFYKAGEFDNEQTFIRNLTIQRHFQEFVDDLLHLLLSGQPIPDRRISGLLEQMEQDLLHDVPKPLEAYYSSLHLSRGHFFELFRKSTGVSPVEYMNRFRINRAKEDLLHSPLSITEIAAKNHFSSLHYFSRLFHRMTGLTPREFRVL; encoded by the coding sequence ATGAACTTTTCCGCTATACATCCGTATGTCTATCTGGCTACCCGCTATCCTTTTGCCAAAGGACAATCCAGCTCCCCGAGAATCTGCTATATGAGCTCGGTCTACCTGATCAGCGAGGGACACGGCATCCTCTTGACCGGCGGGCAGACGCTCCGGGTAAGTCCGGGAATGCTGATCCATCTTCCGCCCGGACAGCTTCATGAATGGCAGGCAGACTCTGCCGATCCGATGGTTCATCAGTGCTGCTACTTCGATTGGCATCATGTGGACCGGGAAGGCCGCTTTGACTGGGCCTGTCCGATCTGTTATAAGCCGGAGCAGCTGCAGCAGGAGATGCTGGGTCCTCTTTTCCCGTATCCGCTTCCGCAGTTCATGGACGTGGGGCTGCTGCGCGGGTGGACTGAGCGGTTTCAGAAGTTCTATAAGGCAGGGGAGTTCGACAATGAGCAGACCTTCATCCGCAATCTGACCATCCAGCGTCATTTCCAGGAATTTGTTGATGATCTGCTGCATCTGCTGCTGAGCGGCCAGCCGATTCCGGACCGGAGGATCAGCGGACTGCTGGAGCAGATGGAGCAGGATTTGCTGCATGATGTACCGAAGCCGCTCGAAGCTTACTACAGCAGTCTTCACCTGAGCAGAGGGCATTTTTTCGAGCTGTTCCGCAAATCCACCGGGGTCTCGCCAGTGGAGTATATGAACCGCTTCCGGATTAACCGGGCCAAGGAAGACCTGCTGCATAGCCCGCTGAGCATCACCGAGATTGCCGCAAAAAACCACTTCAGCTCACTCCATTACTTCTCCCGTCTCTTCCACCGGATGACTGGCCTGACCCCGCGGGAATTCCGAGTGCTTTGA
- a CDS encoding helix-turn-helix domain-containing protein → MNTARNLLLTTELRVVEIALEAGFENVSHFYHQFKKIYRQAPLDFRRNGQESRTLL, encoded by the coding sequence TTGAATACAGCCCGCAATCTGCTGCTCACCACTGAGCTTCGGGTCGTCGAGATTGCCCTCGAAGCCGGCTTTGAGAACGTCAGCCACTTCTATCATCAATTCAAGAAGATCTACCGCCAAGCTCCGCTGGATTTCCGCAGGAACGGCCAGGAGAGCCGGACGCTTCTCTGA
- a CDS encoding helix-turn-helix transcriptional regulator, translated as MSGLDCFLPAAGLPRTIWIHQNFSRSFTVQELADAHNMSVSGLHHKFKAITAMGPLQYQKQLRLQEARRLMLSGSMGATAAAMEVGYESASQFSREYRRLFGLPPLKDIQVVRRSIDPGEF; from the coding sequence ATGAGCGGACTTGATTGTTTCCTTCCAGCTGCGGGCTTACCGCGCACCATATGGATTCATCAGAATTTCAGCCGCTCCTTCACCGTCCAGGAGCTTGCTGATGCCCATAATATGAGCGTGTCCGGCTTGCATCATAAGTTCAAAGCCATTACGGCAATGGGACCGTTGCAGTATCAGAAGCAGTTGCGCCTCCAGGAAGCCAGACGGCTCATGCTGAGCGGTTCCATGGGTGCCACGGCTGCTGCCATGGAAGTAGGCTATGAGAGTGCCTCGCAGTTCAGCCGCGAATACCGCAGACTGTTCGGCCTCCCGCCGCTCAAGGATATCCAGGTTGTGCGAAGAAGCATCGACCCAGGTGAATTCTAG
- a CDS encoding glycoside hydrolase family 2 protein, with translation MQLVDLKGKWKMRRLEGPHWLEASVPGSVYHDLLNAGAMPDPFYREQEYGVLKLSNYDYEFRRTFQIDTGILAHDRVVLRCEGLDTLCELYLNGMLILNSDNMHRTYETDIKAALIPGDNTIHAVFRSPMEYSLRKQAELKLVNCADAVEGISHLRKAHSMFGWNWGPKLPDMGIWRSISIQGYNSARLEDVYITQTHGEGRVSLDVRVRTEGWVAAEREIVVSVHAPSGEVLEQRVSEKAGTDLHIGLGIDQPELWWPNNLGGQPLYRVEVVLNQQGKVLDQQTLRIKLRTITVKQEEDEWGESFAFEVNGVIIFSTGADYILEDNLLARTNCERTDRLLQSCVVANFNTIRVWGGGYYPDDYFYDLCYEYGLIVWQDHLYACFIYALTEGFEENITHETIDNMKRLRHHASLGLWCGNNEQELAWDEWNWENVTSLQLKADYIKQYEVLLPAIAREIDPNTFYCTGCV, from the coding sequence ATGCAGCTTGTTGATCTTAAAGGCAAATGGAAAATGAGGCGGCTTGAGGGTCCGCATTGGCTGGAAGCCAGTGTGCCGGGATCTGTCTATCATGATTTACTGAATGCAGGAGCAATGCCAGACCCGTTCTACCGCGAGCAGGAGTACGGGGTTCTGAAATTATCCAATTACGATTATGAATTCCGGCGTACGTTTCAGATCGATACCGGTATACTGGCACATGACCGTGTGGTGCTGCGGTGCGAAGGGCTGGATACCCTATGTGAGCTGTACCTGAACGGGATGCTGATTCTGAACAGCGACAATATGCACCGGACATATGAAACGGATATCAAGGCTGCACTGATTCCCGGTGACAATACCATCCATGCGGTGTTCCGCTCCCCCATGGAATACTCCCTTAGGAAACAGGCGGAGCTGAAGCTGGTCAATTGTGCCGATGCGGTCGAGGGGATCTCCCACCTGCGCAAGGCACATTCCATGTTCGGCTGGAACTGGGGTCCGAAGCTGCCTGATATGGGCATCTGGAGAAGCATTTCCATCCAGGGCTATAACAGTGCCCGCCTCGAGGATGTGTATATTACGCAAACTCACGGGGAGGGCCGGGTCTCGCTGGATGTCCGGGTAAGAACAGAGGGCTGGGTTGCCGCCGAACGTGAGATTGTGGTCAGCGTCCACGCGCCATCGGGGGAAGTCCTGGAGCAGCGTGTGTCCGAGAAGGCTGGCACAGATCTTCATATCGGGCTGGGTATTGATCAGCCTGAGCTGTGGTGGCCGAATAATCTGGGCGGACAACCGCTGTACCGGGTAGAGGTTGTTCTGAACCAGCAAGGGAAAGTACTCGATCAGCAGACGCTGCGGATCAAGCTCCGAACGATTACGGTGAAGCAGGAAGAGGACGAGTGGGGAGAATCGTTTGCTTTTGAGGTGAATGGGGTGATTATATTCTCCACGGGTGCGGACTATATCCTGGAAGACAACCTTCTGGCACGCACGAACTGTGAACGGACAGACCGTCTGCTGCAAAGCTGCGTTGTCGCTAATTTCAACACCATCCGTGTCTGGGGAGGCGGATATTACCCGGATGATTATTTCTATGATCTCTGCTACGAATATGGCCTCATCGTCTGGCAGGATCATCTGTATGCCTGCTTTATTTATGCGCTGACCGAGGGATTCGAGGAGAACATCACCCATGAGACCATCGACAATATGAAGCGTCTTCGCCATCATGCCTCGCTGGGTCTGTGGTGCGGCAACAACGAGCAGGAATTGGCTTGGGACGAATGGAACTGGGAAAATGTTACCTCCCTACAGCTTAAGGCGGATTATATCAAGCAATATGAGGTGCTGCTACCAGCGATTGCCCGGGAGATCGATCCGAATACATTCTACTGTACTGGGTGCGTGTAG
- a CDS encoding GNAT family N-acetyltransferase has product MLMIAEAGTENLEEMCLLLQELFGMEQDFAGAANRDKQRAGLRLILEHPERGQLLLLKRGDKVAGMVNLVFAFSTFEGGPVIILEDFIVAADERGQGSGRFFMDGIVAYAKEHGFLRITLLADAENARALHFYEAAGYEYSNMRCLRLAVK; this is encoded by the coding sequence ATGCTGATGATAGCCGAAGCTGGCACAGAGAATCTTGAAGAGATGTGTCTGCTGCTGCAGGAGCTGTTTGGAATGGAGCAAGACTTCGCCGGTGCGGCTAACCGGGATAAGCAGAGGGCAGGGCTGCGGCTGATTCTGGAGCATCCGGAACGCGGTCAATTGCTGCTGCTCAAGCGGGGAGATAAGGTGGCTGGTATGGTGAATCTGGTGTTTGCGTTCAGCACGTTTGAAGGCGGGCCGGTAATCATACTGGAGGATTTCATTGTGGCGGCAGATGAGCGCGGGCAGGGCAGCGGCCGGTTTTTCATGGACGGCATTGTTGCTTACGCCAAGGAGCATGGTTTTCTGCGGATCACCCTGCTGGCCGATGCGGAGAACGCGCGGGCGCTGCATTTTTATGAAGCTGCGGGTTATGAGTACTCTAATATGAGATGTCTGCGGCTGGCGGTGAAGTGA
- a CDS encoding TIGR00730 family Rossman fold protein: MKSIAVFCGSNDGASPVYKEYAVALGKELAARGITLIYGGATVGLMGAIADSVMQAGGRVIGVLPHFLKKREIEHTRLTELIMVDSMHERKLKMSELADGFIAMPGGPGTMEEYFEIFTWAQLGLHQKPCGLLNVNGYYDPLIALFGNMVQEKFMQEKQHSIMLNDTTAEGILQQLADYTPPPVKNYLTDERT, encoded by the coding sequence ATGAAGAGTATCGCTGTTTTTTGCGGTTCGAATGACGGCGCTTCGCCCGTCTACAAAGAGTACGCTGTTGCTCTGGGCAAAGAGCTGGCTGCACGGGGCATCACGCTGATCTATGGCGGAGCTACTGTCGGCTTAATGGGCGCTATTGCAGATAGCGTCATGCAGGCGGGGGGACGCGTGATCGGGGTTCTGCCCCATTTTCTCAAGAAAAGAGAAATCGAGCATACCCGTCTGACCGAACTGATTATGGTGGACTCCATGCACGAACGGAAGCTGAAGATGTCTGAGCTTGCCGATGGATTCATTGCCATGCCGGGCGGGCCGGGCACGATGGAGGAATATTTCGAGATCTTTACGTGGGCGCAGCTCGGTCTGCATCAGAAGCCCTGCGGGCTGCTGAACGTCAACGGTTACTACGATCCGCTGATTGCCCTGTTCGGCAACATGGTCCAGGAGAAGTTCATGCAGGAGAAACAGCATTCCATCATGCTGAACGATACGACTGCGGAGGGAATTCTGCAGCAACTCGCTGATTATACCCCGCCTCCGGTGAAGAACTATCTCACGGATGAGCGGACTTGA
- a CDS encoding amidase, with protein sequence MSLSSYSAYDALGLAALVKAREVSPRELVETAFARLDEMNPLLNAVVRTRREAALKEADEMPVPDGDTSRPFAGVPYLLKDISQAIGGEPLTSGAMLMKDNIPKRDSNYVARIRRGGFIPLGHTNTPEFGLKNITEPLLHGPARNPWNPAYSPGGSSGGAAAAVAAGIVPAAGASDGGGSIRIPASFTGLFGLKPTRGRTPVGPGVGRQWQGASIDFALTRTVRDSAAMLDLLQVVQPEAAFQTPLYPGVYLDDLLKPAQQKLRIAYTTASPVGTPVSEEAVHAVMNTVKWLESEGYAVEEKLSPVNGVRLMDNYYTMNAGEVSAMFLSLESGMGRTIAASEVDIVTWVLAEAGKQVSAAEFVHSLHEWDVAAAQMAALMDRFDLYITPANADSAPKIGELTQTSEEIQQLLEVSSLSKDAQRRMIYEMFEPSLTYTPFTQLANLTGQPAMSVPVHLTAEGLPIGVQVMASKGREDLLLQLAACLEQSPLWVGMQGNPLFA encoded by the coding sequence ATGTCGTTGTCTTCTTATTCCGCTTATGATGCTCTAGGGCTTGCCGCTCTTGTCAAGGCACGCGAAGTCTCACCCCGCGAGCTCGTGGAAACCGCCTTCGCCCGGCTCGATGAAATGAATCCGCTGCTGAATGCGGTGGTGCGTACCCGCCGGGAGGCAGCGCTGAAGGAAGCGGATGAGATGCCGGTCCCTGATGGCGACACTTCCCGGCCGTTTGCCGGCGTACCCTATCTGCTGAAGGATATCTCCCAGGCGATTGGCGGAGAACCGCTGACCTCGGGCGCCATGCTCATGAAGGACAATATTCCCAAGCGGGACTCTAATTACGTCGCCCGTATCCGCCGCGGCGGCTTCATCCCGCTGGGACACACGAATACGCCGGAATTCGGCCTCAAAAATATTACCGAGCCGCTGCTTCACGGCCCGGCACGCAACCCCTGGAACCCCGCCTATTCCCCCGGCGGTTCCAGCGGCGGGGCTGCGGCGGCCGTAGCCGCAGGGATTGTTCCGGCGGCCGGAGCCAGTGACGGCGGCGGCTCCATCCGCATACCGGCTTCGTTCACCGGCCTGTTCGGACTGAAGCCGACGCGCGGGCGCACGCCGGTCGGCCCTGGCGTCGGCCGCCAGTGGCAGGGCGCGTCGATCGACTTCGCCCTGACGCGGACTGTGCGCGACAGTGCCGCGATGCTTGATCTGCTGCAGGTGGTGCAGCCGGAAGCTGCTTTTCAGACCCCGCTGTATCCGGGGGTCTATCTGGATGATCTGCTGAAGCCTGCGCAGCAGAAGCTGCGGATTGCGTACACTACAGCTTCACCGGTGGGCACACCGGTATCAGAAGAAGCTGTACATGCTGTGATGAACACTGTAAAGTGGCTGGAATCGGAAGGCTATGCGGTCGAGGAGAAGCTGAGTCCGGTTAACGGGGTCAGACTGATGGATAACTACTATACGATGAATGCCGGTGAGGTATCGGCGATGTTCCTGTCGCTCGAGAGCGGTATGGGCCGCACGATTGCGGCAAGCGAAGTGGATATTGTTACCTGGGTGCTGGCCGAAGCCGGTAAACAGGTCTCAGCTGCAGAATTCGTTCACAGCCTGCATGAATGGGATGTGGCTGCCGCGCAGATGGCGGCGCTGATGGACCGGTTCGACCTGTACATCACACCTGCGAATGCGGATTCTGCACCGAAGATCGGAGAGCTGACCCAGACGTCTGAGGAGATTCAGCAGCTGCTGGAAGTCAGCAGTCTGTCCAAAGACGCTCAGCGCCGGATGATCTACGAGATGTTCGAGCCCAGCCTAACCTATACGCCTTTCACCCAGCTGGCGAATCTGACCGGTCAGCCGGCGATGAGCGTACCAGTGCATCTCACGGCGGAAGGCCTGCCGATCGGGGTTCAGGTCATGGCCTCCAAGGGACGCGAGGATCTGCTGCTTCAACTGGCCGCTTGTCTGGAACAGTCGCCGCTCTGGGTGGGCATGCAGGGCAATCCGCTGTTTGCCTGA
- a CDS encoding AraC family ligand binding domain-containing protein has product MIVGLPAEGACRHIVNGEVQVLKAGCLVLVRPDDTHRYEAEGDGDCRFLNIPCRPGLIGEALAYLNEEEFTRGVLGPALPRIAMLSRQEMDEFFRHIERYLMLCTIDRVKARIHLKGLLIDTLTRYFFSPETAGQPEFPLWLEHAVSKIQLKENLNQGLPALYKLSRRSPGHVNRAFRQYLNQTPTGYIN; this is encoded by the coding sequence GTGATAGTTGGACTTCCGGCCGAAGGTGCGTGCAGGCATATCGTCAATGGGGAGGTTCAGGTGCTCAAGGCCGGCTGTCTTGTACTCGTCAGGCCCGATGACACGCACAGATATGAAGCGGAGGGTGACGGGGATTGCCGTTTCTTGAACATTCCCTGCCGCCCGGGCCTGATTGGGGAAGCGCTCGCTTATCTGAATGAAGAAGAGTTTACGCGCGGAGTACTGGGCCCGGCGCTTCCCCGGATCGCCATGCTGTCCCGGCAGGAAATGGACGAATTCTTTCGTCATATCGAACGTTACCTTATGCTCTGCACGATCGACAGAGTGAAGGCAAGAATTCATCTGAAGGGCCTGCTCATCGATACACTGACCCGCTATTTCTTCTCACCGGAGACCGCCGGGCAGCCTGAATTTCCCCTGTGGCTGGAGCACGCCGTCTCCAAAATCCAGCTGAAGGAGAATCTGAACCAGGGTCTCCCGGCTCTGTACAAGCTGTCCAGAAGAAGCCCCGGCCATGTGAACCGGGCATTCCGGCAGTATTTGAACCAGACGCCTACCGGATATATCAATTAG
- a CDS encoding DsbA family protein: MAKMKAKQTKKSFGFAVSVIVISVLVLIVSVAFLTRSKAAGGLEGLPNYMEIRGDFDANGLKYEKQPHLGSSTAKAKVIEFADFKCPACKKWKETYFERFKQEFIDTGKAELFFTNFAFIDRDSIMAASAGEAVFAQDNNKFWDFMSKLYDQQGDETKIWATPQFMLDFVKDNISGIDYDRFAKDLQAHTYMLPVKEDFKTAGNYGVNGTPKFMVNGKLLQTASYEELAAAIEAAQASSGTE, translated from the coding sequence ATGGCTAAAATGAAGGCAAAACAAACAAAGAAAAGCTTCGGGTTCGCAGTCTCGGTTATTGTAATCAGTGTGCTGGTGCTCATTGTATCCGTGGCCTTCCTGACACGGTCCAAAGCGGCCGGCGGACTGGAGGGACTGCCCAATTATATGGAAATCCGCGGGGACTTCGATGCAAACGGTCTGAAATATGAGAAGCAGCCGCATTTGGGCAGCAGCACAGCCAAAGCCAAGGTGATCGAATTTGCCGATTTCAAATGCCCTGCCTGCAAAAAGTGGAAGGAGACCTATTTTGAGCGGTTCAAACAGGAATTCATCGATACCGGTAAAGCCGAGCTGTTCTTCACAAATTTTGCTTTCATTGACCGCGATTCAATCATGGCAGCGAGTGCCGGAGAAGCGGTATTTGCTCAGGACAACAATAAATTCTGGGATTTTATGAGCAAGCTGTACGATCAGCAGGGGGATGAGACGAAGATTTGGGCTACACCCCAGTTTATGCTTGATTTTGTGAAGGACAATATCAGCGGCATCGATTATGACCGCTTCGCTAAGGATCTGCAGGCCCATACGTACATGCTACCGGTCAAAGAGGATTTCAAAACAGCGGGGAATTACGGAGTGAACGGTACTCCGAAGTTTATGGTGAACGGCAAGCTGCTGCAGACGGCATCCTATGAGGAGCTCGCTGCTGCCATTGAAGCCGCGCAGGCTTCCAGCGGTACAGAGTAA